The following proteins are encoded in a genomic region of Pirellulales bacterium:
- a CDS encoding PDZ domain-containing protein: protein MRIHSWRVLSTVAASALLLVGTKIAAFGQQTLLSSENVDIENVAPGNVEAETLLTEDIHGALPADDEYWLGVQCADVSDELRDELKLDKVEGVVVMDVVVDSPAAKAALQQNDVLLAAGDEVLGNPRDLVKAVRKVKDKELKLKLIRGGERKEITVKPEKRREVESGQQLWRDPNGERFNLRIFRPGHVLPARMAVQLKRHELPDDMTVTISKHGKDPAKIKVQQAETTWEATEENLDNLPEEIRPHVEPMLGRLTMPLPPGLGDVMMYVPNAEKLTGHVYAARSAAKKAAVGAESAARATGRDLDEAGRQAIHEAEQQAREIVHQSREKVREAHRAAEKAAIEQADVAIDKADSAVQRGRARLDKHYEEKLDEVDRRLEELRGIVKSLRESRQ, encoded by the coding sequence ATGCGAATTCATTCATGGCGGGTGTTGTCGACGGTGGCGGCGTCCGCCCTACTATTGGTGGGGACGAAAATCGCCGCGTTTGGGCAACAGACGTTGCTTTCGTCAGAGAACGTGGACATTGAAAATGTTGCGCCCGGAAACGTCGAGGCTGAAACTCTTCTGACCGAGGACATCCACGGTGCGCTGCCTGCCGACGACGAATACTGGCTCGGCGTGCAGTGTGCTGACGTTAGCGATGAGCTGCGCGACGAGCTCAAGCTGGACAAGGTCGAAGGCGTCGTGGTGATGGATGTCGTGGTCGACAGCCCCGCCGCCAAGGCGGCACTGCAACAGAATGACGTCCTCTTGGCGGCGGGAGACGAAGTGCTTGGTAACCCGCGCGACCTGGTCAAAGCCGTGCGCAAGGTCAAGGACAAAGAGCTGAAACTGAAGCTGATTCGCGGGGGGGAACGCAAGGAAATCACTGTCAAGCCGGAGAAGCGGCGCGAGGTCGAGTCAGGTCAACAATTGTGGCGTGACCCGAATGGCGAGCGTTTCAACTTGCGAATCTTCCGGCCGGGCCACGTGCTACCGGCGCGCATGGCGGTGCAGTTGAAGCGTCATGAGTTACCAGACGACATGACCGTCACGATCAGCAAGCACGGCAAGGATCCGGCCAAAATCAAGGTGCAGCAAGCGGAAACGACCTGGGAAGCGACCGAGGAAAACCTCGACAATCTGCCCGAAGAAATTCGCCCACACGTCGAGCCGATGCTGGGCCGGCTGACGATGCCGCTGCCCCCGGGCTTGGGAGACGTCATGATGTACGTGCCGAATGCTGAAAAGCTTACGGGGCATGTTTACGCTGCCCGCTCGGCCGCCAAGAAGGCCGCCGTCGGCGCTGAGTCGGCGGCTCGTGCCACCGGACGTGACCTTGACGAGGCGGGACGCCAAGCCATCCACGAAGCCGAGCAGCAAGCCCGCGAGATTGTTCACCAGTCGCGGGAAAAGGTCCGTGAGGCGCATCGCGCGGCCGAAAAAGCTGCCATCGAACAAGCTGATGTCGCGATCGACAAAGCCGATTCAGCAGTCCAGCGCGGCCGTGCGCGGCTCGACAAGCACTACGAAGAAAAACTCGACGAAGTCGATCGCCGGCTAGAAGAACTGCGCGGCATCGTCAAATCATTGCGGGAAAGTCGTCAGTAG
- a CDS encoding RNA polymerase sigma factor, which translates to MATLAATLLADMTTAHATGQEDIRPNHPAAIDWQAALAAHDRWLRMVIRTRLGDWQEVDEVLQEVSLAAVAQRAPLADPTKVAPWLYRLAVRQVLIYRRKHGRRRKLVDRFSSQTQPTEVDRRTMDPLQWLLAVERGRLVRLALARLPRRDAEILLLKYSEDWSYHDIAANLGISHSAVEARLHRARQRLRGELAATNVIEV; encoded by the coding sequence ATGGCGACCCTAGCGGCAACTCTCCTGGCAGACATGACTACGGCACACGCCACAGGCCAGGAAGACATTCGACCAAATCATCCGGCAGCGATCGACTGGCAGGCTGCCTTAGCCGCGCACGATCGCTGGTTGCGGATGGTGATACGCACGCGTTTGGGGGATTGGCAAGAAGTTGATGAGGTGCTGCAAGAGGTCTCGCTAGCGGCCGTGGCTCAGCGCGCCCCGCTCGCCGATCCGACCAAGGTGGCGCCCTGGCTATACCGCTTGGCTGTGCGGCAAGTGCTTATCTATCGCCGAAAGCACGGCCGGCGCCGTAAGCTCGTCGACCGCTTTTCCAGCCAGACCCAGCCAACCGAAGTGGATCGTCGCACGATGGATCCGCTTCAATGGCTATTGGCCGTCGAACGCGGACGGCTGGTGCGATTGGCCTTGGCCAGATTGCCGCGGCGTGACGCCGAGATCTTGCTGCTTAAGTATTCCGAGGATTGGAGTTACCACGACATCGCGGCCAATTTGGGGATCAGCCATAGCGCTGTCGAGGCGCGATTGCATCGGGCCCGGCAGCGGTTGCGTGGCGAGTTGGCTGCGACGAACGTGATCGAGGTCTAA
- a CDS encoding EVE domain-containing protein: MPRSTHFWLFKTEPESFSIQDLAAAPKQTAFWDGVRNYQARNFLRDDIKEGDRVLFYHSNADPTAVVGTAIVVRDGYPDHTAWQKTNHHFDPKSTAEKPIWYMVDIQFEEIFAEPQSLDSLRTVSALAKMELLRRGSRLSVQPVSKREFETIVKLGHGAGRRK, translated from the coding sequence ATGCCACGATCCACCCACTTTTGGTTGTTCAAGACAGAGCCGGAAAGCTTTTCGATCCAGGATCTGGCCGCCGCCCCCAAGCAAACTGCATTCTGGGACGGCGTGCGCAACTATCAAGCGCGCAATTTTCTGCGCGACGATATCAAGGAGGGGGATCGCGTCCTGTTCTATCATTCCAACGCCGACCCAACTGCGGTCGTCGGCACCGCGATTGTGGTTCGCGACGGATATCCCGACCATACGGCCTGGCAAAAAACGAATCACCATTTCGACCCCAAGTCCACGGCCGAGAAACCCATCTGGTACATGGTAGACATCCAGTTCGAAGAGATCTTTGCCGAGCCGCAGTCGCTCGACAGCCTGCGTACCGTATCCGCTCTTGCGAAAATGGAGTTACTACGACGCGGGTCGCGCCTGTCGGTGCAACCGGTCAGCAAACGCGAGTTCGAGACGATCGTGAAATTAGGTCACGGCGCAGGCCGACGGAAATAA
- the bioF gene encoding 8-amino-7-oxononanoate synthase: MPPNERPLDWIEEELSSLDLQGLLRRRLTHQGPAGALLDVGGKTYVNFGSNDYLGLAADPRVLAAARICLEEQGWGSAASPLLAGRGAAHEELEAALAAFEGTEAAIVFPTGFAANLATVSAVVSRGDAVYADELNHASLIDGCRLSRADVHVYPHCDWRRLEEIMASTRHARRRLIVTDALFSMDGDFAPLVELAGLAERHRAMLMVDEAHATGVFGASGRGVAEYLGVAQRVDIRVGTLSKALGGMGGFVCGRRSLIDWLVNRARAYIFSTAPLPSACAAAHAALRIVRNEPDRRQRVLALAVDLRAKLVAQGWDVGRSESQIIPLLIGEPQQAVALAKQLFAQGLYVPAIRPPSVPAGQSRLRISLSAAHDTDMLERLVAALGQFAHAPAIE; this comes from the coding sequence ATGCCGCCAAACGAACGCCCGTTGGATTGGATCGAAGAAGAGCTGTCGTCGCTCGACCTGCAAGGTTTGCTGCGGCGGCGATTGACGCATCAGGGGCCCGCCGGCGCACTGCTGGACGTAGGTGGCAAAACGTACGTCAACTTCGGTTCGAACGACTATCTCGGCCTGGCAGCTGATCCGCGCGTGCTCGCTGCGGCGCGAATCTGCCTCGAAGAGCAAGGATGGGGAAGTGCCGCTAGCCCCCTGTTGGCTGGCCGCGGTGCTGCCCATGAGGAATTGGAAGCGGCGCTGGCAGCGTTCGAAGGCACCGAAGCTGCGATCGTTTTCCCAACCGGTTTTGCCGCCAATCTGGCCACGGTCTCGGCCGTTGTCTCGCGCGGCGATGCGGTCTACGCCGACGAGTTGAACCACGCCAGCCTGATCGACGGATGTCGACTCTCGCGCGCCGACGTACACGTCTATCCGCACTGCGACTGGCGACGGCTCGAAGAAATCATGGCCAGCACCCGTCATGCCAGACGTCGTCTGATCGTGACCGACGCATTGTTCAGCATGGATGGCGATTTTGCACCGCTAGTGGAGTTGGCCGGGCTTGCCGAGCGGCATCGGGCCATGCTGATGGTTGACGAAGCCCATGCTACGGGAGTCTTTGGCGCAAGCGGGCGAGGCGTGGCCGAATATCTGGGCGTCGCGCAGCGCGTCGACATTCGGGTCGGAACGCTCAGCAAGGCATTGGGGGGGATGGGCGGATTCGTATGCGGAAGACGGTCGCTGATCGACTGGTTGGTGAATCGCGCCCGGGCGTACATTTTCTCGACCGCCCCGCTGCCCTCTGCCTGCGCAGCCGCGCACGCCGCACTGCGTATCGTGCGTAACGAGCCTGATCGTCGACAACGTGTATTAGCGCTCGCCGTGGACCTGCGAGCTAAGCTTGTGGCGCAGGGATGGGACGTGGGCCGCTCTGAGAGCCAGATCATTCCGCTGCTGATCGGCGAGCCGCAGCAGGCCGTCGCGCTGGCCAAGCAGCTGTTCGCGCAGGGGCTTTATGTGCCCGCGATTCGCCCACCCAGCGTTCCGGCAGGTCAATCGCGTTTGCGAATCAGCCTGTCGGCCGCACATGACACGGATATGCTCGAAAGACTGGTAGCGGCGCTCGGGCAATTCGCCCACGCCCCGGCGATTGAATGA
- a CDS encoding ABC transporter permease: MTLGLRTWQLGIKSLLLHPLRSLLTVLGIFIGVASVIWLLAIGEGISKKAQEQIESLGADNIIVRSVKPPNESLPDSRGPIPYGLKRDDYERLLTIKTIDRALKIRELRRQFRHNDRLVDGRLVGCTPEYAQVTHLEVDRGHFITDAELEQKEKTCALSAEVAARLFPFENPIGASIRIEEDYYIVVGVMRPREATAGIGGSLAAQDFADDVYIPISTLWTRIGDIVVTRRSGSFEGEILELSQVTLRVDKIDNVLATADVVRNIVAAKHRIADYSITVPLDLLEQAKTTRLMFIVFMGLIAAISLIVGGIGIMNIMLATVTERTREIGIRRALGAKRGDITRQFLVETIVLSIVGGLSGVAGGLTCGIVTEAARSGMEYFFPQVMENLPEVVHTISPQIVPWSIPVAFGISVAVGVIFGLYPATRAAAMDPIEALRHE, translated from the coding sequence ATGACACTAGGACTGCGCACCTGGCAACTGGGCATTAAAAGCCTGCTGTTGCACCCGTTACGCTCGCTGCTGACGGTGCTGGGTATTTTCATCGGTGTAGCCAGCGTTATTTGGTTGTTGGCAATTGGCGAAGGAATCAGCAAAAAGGCTCAGGAGCAGATCGAAAGTCTGGGGGCCGACAATATCATCGTGCGCTCGGTCAAACCGCCGAATGAGTCACTGCCAGACAGTCGCGGCCCGATTCCCTACGGACTGAAGCGAGACGACTACGAACGGCTGCTGACCATCAAAACGATCGATCGGGCCCTGAAGATTCGCGAGCTGCGCCGTCAGTTTCGCCACAATGATCGGCTTGTCGACGGACGTCTCGTGGGTTGCACGCCCGAGTACGCCCAGGTCACGCACCTGGAAGTCGATCGGGGCCATTTCATTACCGACGCTGAATTGGAGCAGAAGGAAAAAACGTGCGCCCTTTCGGCCGAGGTCGCGGCCAGGTTATTTCCCTTCGAGAATCCGATTGGCGCAAGCATCCGCATTGAGGAAGACTATTACATCGTCGTGGGCGTCATGAGGCCGCGCGAGGCTACGGCCGGTATCGGTGGATCGCTGGCCGCGCAGGACTTTGCCGACGACGTGTACATTCCCATCAGTACATTGTGGACGCGCATTGGCGACATCGTCGTCACGCGGCGCAGCGGATCGTTCGAGGGCGAAATACTTGAATTATCGCAAGTGACTTTGCGCGTCGACAAGATCGACAACGTCTTGGCTACCGCCGATGTCGTGCGCAACATCGTCGCCGCGAAGCACCGCATCGCCGACTACTCGATCACGGTCCCACTGGATTTGCTCGAGCAGGCCAAAACGACGCGCCTGATGTTCATCGTGTTTATGGGATTGATTGCCGCTATCTCGCTCATCGTCGGCGGCATCGGCATCATGAACATCATGTTGGCCACGGTTACTGAGCGCACCCGCGAGATCGGCATTCGCCGCGCTCTGGGAGCCAAACGCGGCGATATTACGCGACAGTTCCTCGTCGAAACGATTGTGCTGTCGATCGTGGGTGGGTTGAGCGGCGTGGCCGGTGGGCTGACCTGCGGCATTGTCACCGAGGCGGCCCGCTCTGGCATGGAGTATTTCTTCCCGCAAGTGATGGAAAACCTGCCGGAGGTAGTGCACACCATCTCGCCCCAGATCGTGCCCTGGTCGATTCCCGTGGCCTTCGGCATCTCTGTGGCTGTGGGAGTGATCTTCGGCCTCTATCCCGCGACCCGCGCGGCGGCGATGGATCCCATCGAAGCGTTGCGGCACGAATAA
- a CDS encoding ABC transporter ATP-binding protein — translation MNLAFRVEDLKKEYVLGGETVHALRGVTIEVPEGDYVAIMGPSGSGKSTLLNLLGCLDRPSSGKYFLGGDDVATMSDDRLSSVRASRIGFVFQSYNLIAQLTVVENIEVPLYYGGNLNAATRARCIELANMVGLGQRLGHRPTQLSGGQQQRAAIARSLVNDPYFMLADEPTGNLDSVTSHEILDLLARLNREEGKTIIMVTHEEDVAERAKRVIRLRDGFLQSDVRR, via the coding sequence ATGAACCTCGCCTTCCGAGTCGAGGATCTCAAGAAAGAGTATGTGCTCGGCGGCGAAACGGTTCACGCTCTGCGGGGCGTGACCATTGAAGTGCCCGAAGGGGACTACGTCGCGATCATGGGGCCCTCGGGCTCGGGGAAAAGCACGCTGCTGAATCTGCTGGGATGCCTCGATCGTCCCTCGTCGGGCAAGTACTTCCTAGGTGGCGACGACGTGGCCACGATGTCGGACGACCGCCTCTCGTCGGTCCGTGCCAGCCGCATTGGCTTCGTTTTTCAGTCGTACAACCTGATCGCGCAATTAACCGTTGTCGAGAATATCGAGGTCCCGCTTTACTACGGCGGGAACCTGAATGCGGCAACACGCGCGCGATGCATCGAGCTGGCGAACATGGTCGGCTTGGGGCAACGGCTGGGGCACCGCCCCACCCAGCTTTCCGGCGGCCAGCAGCAGCGCGCTGCGATCGCGCGCAGTCTGGTGAATGATCCCTACTTCATGCTGGCGGACGAGCCTACGGGCAATCTGGACTCGGTCACATCACACGAGATTCTCGATCTGTTGGCTCGACTCAATCGAGAAGAGGGCAAGACCATCATCATGGTCACGCACGAAGAAGATGTTGCCGAACGAGCCAAGCGCGTTATTCGGCTCAGAGACGGGTTTTTACAATCGGACGTGCGGCGATGA
- a CDS encoding HlyD family efflux transporter periplasmic adaptor subunit, with product MRRGFSLTGLAAVLGFLGAILAGGFWFLKPMLFSEQQDTTYMVDRVTSGVFTHDVVERGEIESSSNVEVRSQVQSRTSGAGGGTAIIEIVPEGTMVQEGEFIVKLDDSALRDELTQQQSVVNASDSLVIQSVANLETAKITKEEYEQGTFKQDEETLQSAAFVAEENLRRAQEYARHSERLAARGYVTQVQLEADKFAVKKAEADLALANTKLMVLRSFTKRKMVEQFEANIKIAEAKLKADEKTNTIDKAKLEFVQSQIDKCIINAPAVGQVVYANESGGRGGNDIVIQEGTVVRERQVIVRLPDPTKMQVKARINESRIDYVRAGLPVVIHLDALPGAELSGTVKRVSDYPLPTGWFGSNVKEYATFVEIHNPPDAMRPGMTAEVAIRTEQMENALQLPAQAVFERGGKHWCIVPEGSKLLAKEVKIGATNDKFVVLREGLAKDAMVLSNPRKYLKEVDLPATTDDDQKQMMAKMPPPKGDGEGDGSKRVAAAEGGPGGGGKKGRGGAGGGPAAMLARLMENDQNKDGKLEASELSEMPEQMRSGLMRADTNSDSFLDRAELTKAVQAFSAGGGGRPPGTGGGGGAAP from the coding sequence GTGCGTCGCGGTTTTTCGCTGACCGGACTGGCCGCGGTATTGGGTTTCCTGGGGGCAATCCTGGCCGGCGGATTTTGGTTCTTGAAGCCGATGCTCTTTTCAGAGCAGCAGGATACGACCTACATGGTCGACCGTGTCACGTCGGGCGTTTTCACGCACGATGTCGTCGAACGGGGCGAGATCGAAAGCTCCAGCAATGTCGAGGTCCGTAGTCAGGTGCAATCGCGCACCTCCGGGGCCGGCGGCGGAACAGCAATCATCGAAATCGTGCCCGAAGGCACAATGGTGCAAGAAGGCGAATTCATCGTCAAGCTGGACGACTCGGCATTGCGTGACGAATTGACGCAGCAGCAGAGCGTGGTCAACGCCAGCGACTCGCTCGTCATCCAGTCGGTGGCCAATCTCGAGACCGCCAAGATTACCAAGGAAGAGTACGAGCAAGGAACGTTCAAGCAGGACGAGGAAACGCTGCAAAGCGCCGCATTCGTCGCCGAAGAGAATCTGCGTCGCGCCCAAGAGTACGCTCGGCACAGCGAGCGGCTGGCCGCGCGCGGTTACGTCACACAGGTGCAGTTGGAGGCTGACAAGTTCGCCGTCAAGAAGGCCGAGGCCGACCTGGCCCTGGCCAACACAAAGCTGATGGTCCTTCGCAGCTTTACCAAGAGGAAGATGGTCGAACAGTTCGAGGCGAATATCAAGATCGCCGAGGCCAAACTCAAGGCCGACGAGAAAACCAACACGATCGACAAAGCCAAGCTGGAATTCGTCCAGTCGCAAATCGATAAATGCATCATCAACGCTCCGGCCGTTGGCCAGGTTGTATACGCCAACGAGAGTGGCGGTCGCGGCGGCAATGACATTGTCATTCAAGAAGGCACGGTCGTCCGCGAGCGGCAAGTGATTGTCCGCCTGCCGGACCCCACCAAAATGCAGGTCAAGGCACGCATCAACGAGTCGCGCATCGATTACGTTCGTGCAGGGTTGCCGGTGGTCATACATCTTGACGCCTTGCCGGGAGCCGAATTGTCCGGCACGGTGAAGCGCGTCAGCGACTACCCGCTTCCTACCGGTTGGTTCGGCAGCAACGTCAAGGAGTACGCGACATTCGTCGAGATCCATAATCCACCAGATGCGATGCGTCCCGGCATGACGGCCGAGGTCGCTATCCGCACCGAGCAGATGGAGAACGCGTTGCAACTGCCCGCCCAGGCGGTGTTCGAACGTGGCGGCAAGCATTGGTGCATCGTCCCCGAAGGGTCGAAACTGCTGGCGAAGGAAGTCAAAATCGGCGCCACTAACGACAAGTTCGTGGTCCTTCGCGAAGGATTGGCAAAGGATGCCATGGTGCTCAGCAACCCGCGCAAATACCTCAAAGAAGTCGATTTGCCCGCCACGACTGATGACGATCAGAAGCAAATGATGGCCAAGATGCCTCCTCCCAAGGGAGACGGCGAGGGAGATGGTTCCAAACGAGTTGCTGCGGCCGAAGGCGGCCCTGGCGGCGGCGGCAAAAAGGGTCGCGGCGGTGCCGGTGGTGGTCCGGCCGCGATGTTGGCCAGGCTCATGGAGAATGACCAAAACAAGGACGGCAAGCTCGAAGCGTCCGAACTGTCGGAAATGCCCGAGCAGATGCGCAGCGGCTTGATGCGCGCCGATACCAACAGCGATTCGTTCCTCGACCGTGCCGAACTCACCAAAGCTGTACAGGCCTTTAGCGCCGGCGGCGGCGGTCGACCACCTGGTACGGGCGGTGGAGGCGGAGCGGCGCCATGA
- a CDS encoding TolC family protein: protein MSDDSLANANRCWQSHLALMLAVAAFAAPGCTRNFYRTQADSEVSYTVHQLSSLSGNPLEYFNVYTDPRSRLFDSLNPDRPPMPPDDPAAHKLMHSVNYMPGYRKWYRNGVTPVVDLGCWQQYLPAANEDGMIPLNMATAMELARLNSRDYQSQLETLYQAALDVSAERFRFTTQWFNDPSATYNNLGPAAIGGPAATWTLTNDLQAQKLFGGGGQLLVEVANTLTWNLIGNNTATNTLASFNFTQPLLREAGRAFIMERLTLVERTLLYSIRQMEQYRRAYYAFIATGRSTGLGPQRVGGVFGTAGLGGFTGVGTNGFGQVGTAVAATSNPALGGSSSGAGAAQANGFIGILQDIMQIRNQEANVAGLRDSLAQLQAAYEAGRIDRFQVDLTRQSLYLNESQVLNAKVVMENLLDSFKVNMGLPPDVNFVVEDPFLSRFKLIDPDMTRIQNHVTVVVEKVRNPGGPLSIADLQGFLAGLETIEAEIIAHLDIVAEDFRKLDDRLPTRRATLRRLQLRPEYDRGDVEPEAYSVDLLDERIETLKDDHQDLLDRLKQDWATFDDLRRDVPDLDAEVGRRRLLDAGTALSAQILELTLVQARARLDAIELVPINLLPTQAMVIASANRPDWKNTRASVIDSWRLIEFNANDLRSGLSVVFSGDIDTTNNNPVKFRGTTGDLSVGIQFDTPLTRLNERNNYRQSLITYQQARRRWMAYVDTIHQTLRQEIRQINLNQINFEQNRAAVGIAIEKVDIARLRLMQPPAPGETTTFSNTFARDLLQALNDLLQAQNDFMSIWVNYEVQRIALDFDLGIMQLDDRGMWVDPGPLDGSKLMEEFVTDCEPEELPFARQSAEDAARQEQMLRDGKTEQERVEEELPPPDPHTTDAVENDPEREFDAPEPDEVVAVKVRSPVQHPVVGQQPVVRFRLVAGEEPVEGSSAEGVKQADHRGD, encoded by the coding sequence TTGAGCGACGATTCATTGGCAAATGCTAACAGGTGCTGGCAGAGCCACCTGGCTCTCATGCTGGCCGTCGCTGCCTTCGCAGCGCCGGGCTGTACGCGCAATTTCTACCGCACGCAGGCGGACTCGGAAGTTTCCTACACGGTACACCAACTGTCGAGTCTGTCCGGTAATCCGCTGGAGTATTTCAACGTATACACGGATCCCCGTTCGCGGTTGTTCGATAGCCTGAACCCGGACCGTCCGCCGATGCCGCCAGATGATCCGGCCGCCCATAAGTTGATGCACTCGGTGAACTACATGCCGGGTTATCGCAAGTGGTATCGCAACGGAGTCACGCCGGTCGTGGATCTAGGCTGTTGGCAGCAGTATCTGCCGGCCGCCAACGAGGACGGCATGATCCCATTGAACATGGCAACCGCGATGGAGTTGGCGCGATTGAACTCCCGCGATTACCAGTCGCAATTGGAAACTCTCTACCAGGCGGCGCTCGACGTGTCTGCCGAAAGATTTCGATTTACCACGCAATGGTTTAACGATCCCTCGGCGACGTACAACAACCTAGGACCGGCTGCTATCGGCGGTCCAGCGGCCACCTGGACGCTGACGAATGATTTACAAGCACAAAAGCTATTTGGCGGTGGCGGTCAATTGCTGGTCGAAGTGGCCAACACACTGACTTGGAACCTGATCGGTAATAACACCGCGACTAATACCTTGGCCAGTTTCAACTTCACTCAGCCGCTGCTGCGCGAGGCGGGCAGGGCGTTTATCATGGAACGACTAACGCTCGTCGAACGAACGCTGTTGTACAGCATCCGCCAAATGGAGCAGTATCGCCGCGCTTACTATGCGTTCATCGCCACGGGCCGTAGCACCGGTCTTGGTCCACAGCGCGTGGGCGGTGTGTTCGGTACGGCCGGCTTGGGAGGTTTCACCGGTGTCGGTACGAACGGGTTTGGACAGGTTGGTACCGCGGTTGCCGCGACGTCCAATCCGGCCCTCGGAGGCAGCTCCAGCGGCGCCGGTGCCGCGCAAGCGAATGGGTTCATTGGCATCCTGCAGGACATAATGCAGATTCGCAATCAAGAGGCGAACGTCGCCGGCCTGCGCGACAGTCTGGCCCAGCTGCAAGCCGCTTACGAAGCCGGCCGCATCGACCGGTTTCAAGTCGACCTGACCCGGCAGTCGCTGTATCTAAACGAAAGCCAGGTGCTGAATGCCAAGGTCGTGATGGAGAACCTGTTGGATTCCTTCAAGGTGAATATGGGTTTGCCGCCCGATGTGAACTTTGTCGTCGAGGATCCATTCCTCAGCCGTTTCAAGTTGATCGATCCGGACATGACGCGCATCCAAAACCACGTCACGGTCGTGGTCGAAAAGGTGCGCAACCCGGGCGGTCCACTCAGCATCGCCGACTTGCAGGGTTTCCTCGCCGGCCTGGAAACAATCGAGGCGGAAATCATTGCCCACCTGGATATTGTCGCCGAAGACTTCCGCAAGTTGGATGACCGTTTGCCCACGCGACGTGCCACCTTGCGGCGCCTGCAACTGCGGCCAGAGTACGACCGCGGCGACGTCGAACCCGAGGCGTACAGTGTCGACCTCCTTGATGAGCGGATCGAGACGCTCAAGGACGACCATCAGGATTTGCTCGACCGGTTGAAACAGGACTGGGCGACGTTCGACGATTTGCGGCGCGACGTCCCAGACCTCGACGCCGAGGTGGGGCGACGCCGTCTGCTCGATGCCGGCACGGCGCTGTCGGCCCAGATTCTAGAACTGACTCTTGTGCAGGCGCGGGCACGCCTTGATGCGATTGAGTTGGTGCCGATCAATCTTCTTCCGACCCAAGCGATGGTCATCGCGAGCGCCAATCGGCCCGATTGGAAAAACACCCGCGCCAGCGTCATCGACTCATGGCGGCTGATCGAGTTCAACGCCAATGACTTGCGGTCTGGATTGAGCGTGGTATTCAGCGGCGATATCGACACGACGAACAACAATCCAGTGAAATTCCGCGGCACCACCGGCGATCTGAGCGTGGGGATCCAGTTTGATACCCCGTTAACACGGTTGAATGAACGCAACAACTACCGCCAATCGCTCATCACCTATCAGCAGGCGCGCCGCCGTTGGATGGCGTACGTCGACACCATTCACCAGACCCTGCGGCAGGAAATTCGCCAGATTAATCTCAACCAGATCAACTTTGAACAGAACCGGGCCGCGGTGGGAATTGCCATCGAAAAGGTCGACATCGCCCGGTTGCGATTGATGCAGCCGCCGGCGCCGGGCGAAACCACTACGTTCAGTAATACCTTTGCCCGCGATTTATTGCAGGCTCTTAACGATCTGCTGCAAGCACAGAATGACTTCATGAGCATTTGGGTGAACTACGAGGTGCAGCGGATCGCGCTCGATTTCGACCTAGGGATCATGCAGTTGGACGATCGCGGCATGTGGGTGGATCCAGGCCCGCTGGACGGTTCAAAGCTGATGGAAGAGTTTGTGACTGACTGCGAGCCTGAAGAGCTGCCGTTCGCCCGCCAGTCGGCCGAAGATGCGGCGCGCCAGGAACAGATGCTGCGCGACGGCAAGACCGAGCAGGAACGTGTCGAAGAGGAGCTGCCGCCGCCCGACCCCCATACGACCGACGCCGTCGAAAATGACCCGGAGAGGGAGTTCGACGCACCGGAGCCGGACGAAGTCGTCGCCGTCAAAGTGAGGTCGCCGGTCCAACACCCTGTGGTCGGCCAGCAACCGGTCGTAAGGTTCCGCCTGGTTGCCGGCGAAGAGCCGGTCGAAGGAAGCTCAGCGGAGGGGGTCAAGCAGGCCGACCATCGGGGGGATTAG